The following proteins are encoded in a genomic region of Methanobrevibacter sp.:
- a CDS encoding FmdE family protein has protein sequence MVSVEDYEEQLAKAKEFHGEICGGIAIGTKLAMYGMELMGFELNKRHKNLIVFLEIDRCMADAVQSVTKCTMGKRSLKQMYYGKFAVTFYNMDTGEAIRVSDADANKQEKIRETRDEMIERFKRTPAEELFNVEKVHVELKPSQMPGKPHTSTYCSICGEKITDGRHLNRGGKPVCIPCAEGAYYEIIDE, from the coding sequence ATGGTAAGTGTTGAAGATTATGAAGAACAATTGGCAAAAGCTAAAGAGTTCCACGGTGAAATCTGTGGTGGAATAGCTATTGGTACCAAGCTTGCAATGTATGGTATGGAATTAATGGGATTTGAATTGAACAAACGTCATAAGAACCTAATTGTATTTTTGGAAATTGACAGATGCATGGCAGATGCAGTTCAATCAGTAACCAAATGTACCATGGGAAAAAGATCCCTAAAGCAAATGTACTATGGTAAGTTTGCAGTGACTTTCTATAATATGGATACTGGTGAAGCTATTAGAGTATCTGATGCAGATGCTAATAAACAGGAAAAGATTAGAGAAACCAGAGATGAAATGATTGAAAGATTCAAACGCACTCCTGCTGAAGAACTCTTCAATGTGGAAAAGGTTCATGTTGAATTAAAGCCTTCTCAAATGCCTGGTAAACCACACACAAGTACTTACTGTTCAATCTGTGGTGAAAAAATTACTGATGGCCGTCACTTGAACCGTGGTGGAAAACCGGTATGCATACCATGTGCTGAAGGGGCATATTACGAGATAATTGATGAATAA
- a CDS encoding ABC transporter substrate-binding protein, protein MEKKTTIILAILIALIACGVAISLFASPSSMTSSGNQTITDMANRTVNIPGDINRVVATSPPMTTIMYMLAPEKIAGVNFQWTDEELKYVPNQYKDKFPVVGGWFGSQDGNYEEFIASEPDFVVESIDEGMGVDLSTVAERQEKFGSIPVVAVTDNTNVTKIDSTIEFMGKILQREDKANELISFNDKYLSEVNSVASSIPDSEKKSVYYASGEDGLSTYASGASHGQLISLVGGKNVADTEVQDSGSELTVSIEQVMKWNPDVIIATDEDFYNNVYKDSKWANVKAVKNHQVYISPQSPFKWFDRPPGANIIIGVPWTAKVIYPDKYSNINMVDATKEFYSIFYHYDLSDDEAKEILTSSGIKESDL, encoded by the coding sequence ATGGAAAAGAAAACTACAATCATATTGGCTATTTTAATTGCCCTAATCGCATGTGGGGTGGCTATCAGCTTATTTGCATCACCATCTTCCATGACTTCTTCAGGCAATCAGACCATAACCGATATGGCTAATAGGACAGTAAATATTCCCGGTGATATTAATCGGGTGGTTGCTACAAGCCCTCCAATGACTACAATCATGTATATGCTGGCTCCTGAAAAGATAGCTGGTGTCAACTTCCAATGGACTGATGAAGAGCTTAAGTATGTTCCAAATCAGTATAAGGACAAGTTTCCAGTTGTTGGAGGATGGTTTGGAAGCCAAGACGGTAACTATGAGGAATTCATAGCTTCTGAACCTGATTTTGTAGTGGAATCCATTGATGAAGGCATGGGAGTTGACCTATCTACAGTTGCAGAAAGGCAGGAGAAATTCGGTTCAATTCCAGTTGTAGCTGTAACTGACAATACCAATGTCACTAAAATTGATTCCACTATTGAGTTTATGGGCAAGATATTGCAGAGAGAGGATAAGGCCAACGAGCTTATCTCTTTCAACGATAAATACTTGTCTGAAGTGAACAGTGTAGCATCATCCATTCCAGATTCCGAAAAGAAATCTGTCTACTATGCTTCAGGGGAAGATGGATTGTCTACCTATGCAAGCGGTGCATCACATGGGCAATTGATTTCCCTTGTAGGAGGTAAAAATGTTGCAGACACTGAAGTTCAGGATAGTGGAAGCGAACTTACAGTTTCAATTGAGCAAGTGATGAAATGGAATCCTGATGTGATTATAGCTACTGATGAAGACTTTTACAACAATGTCTATAAGGATTCAAAATGGGCAAATGTTAAAGCAGTAAAGAATCATCAGGTTTATATTTCTCCACAATCTCCATTCAAATGGTTTGACAGGCCTCCAGGTGCAAACATAATCATTGGTGTTCCCTGGACTGCTAAAGTTATTTATCCGGATAAGTATTCTAATATCAATATGGTAGATGCCACAAAAGAGTTTTACAGCATTTTCTACCATTATGATTTAAGTGATGATGAAGCAAAAGAGATCTTGACTTCCTCTGGAATTAAAGAGTCTGATTTATAG
- a CDS encoding iron ABC transporter permease: MNENSSLNIDKLAIYLLLIALPIFLFFVSFMLGRYPVAPIDVVKTILSPIFPQLAVSPELNSIVFTIRLPRIIAALLVGAALSVAGASFQGIFKNPLVSPDLLGVSMGAGFGAAIAILANAGNALIQLSAFIFGIISVSITYGISKAYKAGGILLLVLSGTAVSAFFNALISGTKFMADPYDKLPQITYWLMGSLSAVNFDKLSMIIIPLIIGMIVILVLRWHLNVLAMGDEEAQSLGLDAGKLRLIIIVACTLVTSAAVSISGIIGWVGLVVPHMTRIIVGPDHKILLPASISIGASFLLLIDNISRTFISIEIPIGILTAIVGVPLFLYLLRRGYSEWN; encoded by the coding sequence ATGAATGAGAATTCTTCTTTGAATATAGATAAACTGGCTATTTACCTATTGCTGATAGCGCTGCCAATATTTCTATTCTTTGTATCATTTATGCTAGGAAGGTATCCTGTTGCGCCTATAGATGTGGTAAAGACAATTTTAAGCCCTATATTTCCACAATTAGCTGTATCTCCAGAGCTTAATTCTATTGTATTTACAATCAGATTGCCTCGTATCATTGCAGCTTTGCTTGTTGGTGCAGCATTATCTGTTGCAGGGGCTTCATTTCAGGGAATATTCAAAAACCCACTTGTATCCCCAGACCTTTTAGGGGTATCCATGGGTGCAGGTTTTGGTGCAGCTATTGCCATTTTGGCAAATGCAGGAAATGCATTGATCCAGTTGTCTGCCTTTATCTTTGGAATCATTTCAGTATCAATCACTTATGGGATTTCAAAGGCATATAAGGCAGGAGGAATTCTTCTTCTTGTATTGTCTGGTACTGCAGTATCTGCTTTCTTCAATGCATTGATTTCAGGTACCAAGTTCATGGCAGATCCTTATGATAAGTTGCCTCAAATAACTTATTGGCTTATGGGCAGCTTATCTGCAGTCAATTTTGATAAATTGTCCATGATAATCATTCCTTTGATTATTGGAATGATTGTCATCTTGGTTTTAAGATGGCATTTGAATGTATTGGCAATGGGTGATGAGGAAGCCCAATCATTAGGTTTGGATGCAGGCAAGCTTAGATTGATTATCATTGTAGCATGTACTTTGGTCACATCTGCAGCAGTATCCATTAGTGGAATCATTGGTTGGGTAGGTCTTGTTGTGCCTCATATGACTCGTATCATTGTAGGTCCTGACCATAAGATTCTCCTTCCGGCTTCAATAAGCATTGGAGCAAGTTTCCTGTTGTTGATTGACAACATTTCAAGAACCTTTATTTCAATCGAGATTCCTATAGGCATATTGACAGCTATTGTAGGTGTTCCATTGTTCCTTTACTTGCTTAGAAGAGGTTATTCCGAGTGGAATTAG
- a CDS encoding ABC transporter ATP-binding protein — protein sequence MVKLVEVKDVSFSYDKDSPIVFENISFSIDKGDVLCILGPNGTGKTTLIKTINGLHEVNSGSISLNGTNIKELSYNDIAKLVGYIPQGHVPSFPFKVFDVVLMGRSPYINLSASPKEEDKEIALNALKTLGIKDLKDKSYTNLSGGERQLVFLARVLAQEPDLLILDEPTNHLDFGNQIKLLEMIEQLSNLGLAVIMSSHYPDHAFLAASKVAIMKDRTFIDFGTPEDVLTEENLNKAYGIDVKLVELEDNRKICVPLKTNLELVMSNYSKKYSLNK from the coding sequence ATGGTTAAGTTAGTGGAAGTAAAAGATGTTTCCTTTTCATATGATAAGGATTCTCCAATCGTTTTTGAAAACATCAGCTTTTCAATTGATAAGGGAGATGTCTTATGCATATTGGGGCCAAACGGTACCGGTAAGACTACATTGATAAAAACCATCAATGGCCTTCATGAAGTGAACTCAGGAAGCATATCATTAAATGGAACAAACATCAAGGAACTTTCATATAATGACATTGCAAAGCTTGTAGGATATATTCCTCAGGGGCATGTCCCATCATTTCCTTTCAAGGTGTTTGATGTAGTCCTTATGGGAAGGTCTCCATATATCAATCTATCGGCATCTCCAAAGGAAGAGGATAAGGAAATAGCCTTAAATGCATTAAAGACACTAGGAATAAAAGATTTGAAGGATAAGAGTTATACAAATCTAAGTGGTGGAGAGCGCCAGTTGGTTTTCCTTGCAAGAGTCCTTGCCCAAGAGCCTGACTTGCTTATTTTGGATGAACCAACTAACCATCTTGACTTCGGTAATCAAATCAAGCTATTGGAAATGATTGAGCAATTGTCCAATTTAGGACTTGCAGTCATTATGTCTTCACATTATCCTGATCATGCTTTCTTGGCAGCTTCTAAAGTGGCTATCATGAAAGATAGGACTTTCATTGACTTTGGAACTCCTGAGGATGTCTTAACGGAGGAAAACCTTAATAAGGCATATGGCATTGATGTAAAGCTTGTTGAACTTGAAGACAATAGAAAGATTTGTGTTCCCTTAAAGACCAATTTGGAATTGGTCATGAGCAATTATTCAAAAAAGTATTCTTTAAATAAATAA